The following proteins are co-located in the Carassius auratus strain Wakin chromosome 7, ASM336829v1, whole genome shotgun sequence genome:
- the LOC113106187 gene encoding cadherin-11-like yields MWEGLRLQVFFLCLGAALWSAAAAATHRGSGPRERGHRRHLSLHRHRERGKEGQVLHRSKRGWVWNQFFVIEEYTGPDPVLVGRLHSDVDSGDGNIKYILSGEGAGTIFVIDDKTGNIHATKTLDREEQAQYTLTAQAVARDTNKPLEPPSEFIVKVQDINDNPPEFLHGPYYARVAEMSNVGTSVIKVTATDADDPTYGNSARLVYSILQGQPYFSVEPQTGIIRTALPNMDREARQEYDVVIQAKDMGGHMGGLSGTTQVKITLTDVNDNPPKFAQGVYIMAVSEDKVPGEEVGRLKARDPDLAENGLVDYRILEGDGMNLFEITKDSETQEAVIKLKKPVDFETKRSYTLKVEASNPHVDPRFATWGPYKDTTIVKISVEDADEPPTFMAPSYSFEVEENAPAGTLVGRVHAKDTDIMNNPIRYMIPRYTDLEEFFTINTEDGIIKTTRPLDREAQAWHNISVSAAEIGGHHQDAKVRVNIKVKDVNDNAPEFATQNEVLVCENVSPGKLVETVSATDKDEMAHRQHFHFRLAPEVANNHSFSLKDNRDSTASIFVRQKGFSRMSQDVYHLPIEINDNGVPPMSSTNTLIIRVCSCDSKDTILSCNVEPFILTAGLSTGALIAILACIVILLAIVVLFVALRRQKKEPLIVFEEEDIRENIITYDDEGGGEEDTEAFDIATLQNPDGANGFLPRKDIKPELQYPMRPGMRPIGNSVDVDDFIKTRISDADNDPTAPPYDSIQIYGYEGRGSIAGSLSSLESVTTDSDLDYDYLQSWGPRFKKLADLYGTKDSADDNS; encoded by the exons ATGTGGGAGGGACTGAGACTGCAGGTGTTCTTCTTGTGTTTGGGGGCTGCACTATGGAGCGCTGCAGCGGCAGCGACACACAGGGGCTCAGGGCCACGGGAGCGCGGCCACCGCCGCCATCTCTCTTTAcacagacacagggagagaggCAAAGAGGGCCAGGTGCTTCACCGCTCCAAACGAGGCTGGGTCTGGAACCAGTTCTTTGTCATTGAGGAGTACACAGGCCCAGATCCTGTCTTAGTAGGTCGG CTTCATTCGGATGTAGATTCAGGAGACGGAAACATTAAATACATCCTTTCAGGGGAGGGAGCAGGCACTATTTTTGTCATCGATGACAAAACGGGCAACATTCATGCAACAAAGACACTGGACAGAGAAGAACAGGCCCAGTACACCCTGACCGCCCAGGCTGTGGCTCGAGACACCAACAAACCCCTAGAGCCTCCTTCAGAGTTCATTGTCAAGGTGCAGGACATCAACGACAATCCACCAGAGTTCCTTCACGGCCCTTACTATGCGCGAGTGGCTGAGATGTCAAATGTCG GTACTTCAGTGATAAAGGTCACAGCTACAGACGCCGATGACCCCACATACGGCAACAGTGCCAGGCTGGTCTACAGCATCCTGCAGGGCCAGCCTTACTTTTCTGTGGAGCCACAAACAG GAATCATACGAACAGCTCTTCCTAACATGGACAGGGAGGCCAGGCAGGAATACGATGTCGTCATCCAGGCCAAGGACATGGGTGGACACATGGGCGGTCTGTCAGGCACCACTCAGGTTAAAATCACCCTGACTGATGTCAATGACAACCCTCCGAAGTTCGCTCAGG GTGTTTACATCATGGCGGTCTCAGAGGACAAGGTTCCCGGTGAGGAGGTGGGTCGATTGAAGGCCAGAGATCCTGATCTGGCGGAGAACGGACTGGTGGATTATCGCATCTTGGAGGGAGACGGCATGAACCTCTTCGAGATCACTAAGGACTCGGAGACCCAGGAGGCAGTCATCAAACTAAAGAAG CCTGTGGACTTTGAGACCAAGCGATCATATACACTAAAGGTAGAAGCCTCCAACCCACATGTGGACCCACGTTTCGCTACCTGGGGTCCATACAAAGATACTACCATTGTGAAAATATCAGTAGAAGATGCAGACGAGCCCCCGACCTTCATGGCTCCCAGCTACAGCTTTGAGGTGGAGGAAAATGCCCCAGCAGGCACTCTGGTCGGCCGCGTGCATGCCAAAGACACCGACATCATGAACAACCCAATCAG ATATATGATTCCACGCTACACAGACTTGGAAGAGTTTTTTACCATTAATACTGAGGACGGCATTATTAAGACCACAAGGCCTTTAGATCGGGAAGCACAGGCTTGGCACAACATATCTGTCAGCGCTGCAGAGATCG GCGGCCATCACCAAGATGCAAAAGTACGAGTAAATATCAAAGTCAAAGATGTGAATGACAACGCTCCAGAGTTTGCAACTCAAAACGAAGTGCTTGTCTGTGAGAACGTCAGCCCTGGAAAG CTCGTTGAAACAGTTAGCGCTACGGATAAGGACGAAATGGCCCACCGCCAGCACTTCCACTTCAGACTGGCCCCTGAGGTCGCTAACAACCACAGTTTCTCCCTCAAAGACAACAGAG ATAGCACTGCTAGCATCTTTGTGAGACAGAAGGGCTTCAGCAGAATGTCCCAGGATGTGTATCACCTTCCCATCGAGATCAACGACAATGGCGTACCCCCAATGAGCAGCACCAATACTCTTATAATCCGCGTCTGCAGCTGCGACAGCAAAGACACGATCCTCTCTTGCAATGTGGAACCTTTCATACTAACAGCAGGGCTCAGCACTGGAGCTCTGATTGCCATCTTGGCCTGTATTGTTATTCTACTGG CGATCGTGGTGCTGTTCGTGGCCCTGCGGCGCCAGAAAAAGGAGCCTTTGATCGTATTTGAGGAGGAAGACATTCGGGAGAACATCATCACCTATGATGATGAGGGAGGTGGCGAGGAGGACACAGAGGCGTTTGACATCGCCACCTTACAGAACCCAGACGGTGCTAACGGCTTCCTGCCCCGTAAGGACATCAAGCCCGAGCTGCAGTATCCCATGCGCCCCGGAATGAGGCCCATAGGCAACAGCGTAGACGTGGATGACTTCATCAAAACGCGGATTTCAGACGCGGACAATGACCCCACAGCGCCCCCGTATGACTCCATTCAGATCTACGGTTATGAAGGTCGAGGCTCTATCGCCGGCTCTCTCAGTTCTTTGGAGTCGGTGACCACAGATTCAGACCTGGACTATGACTACCTCCAGAGCTGGGGGCCTCGATTCAAGAAACTTGCCGATCTATACGGCACCAAAGACTCTGCTGATGACAACTCTTAA